A genome region from Gemmatimonadota bacterium includes the following:
- the ddlA gene encoding D-alanine--D-alanine ligase: MKKIRVGVLCGGRSAEHQVSLQSARNIVDAIDRDRYEVVLIGIDRTGQWHLGDSAEFLLNAHDPKLIALNRLSETVTLAPGAPADQVATRTTHRPAGNIDVIFPVLHGPFGEDGTVQGLLKLANLPFVGSGVLGSAVSMDKDVMKRLLREAGIAIPDYMTFASSDRDRIAFDEVRGRLGLPCFIKPANLGSSVGITKAHDAGEFESGVREAFRYDRKILVEEYVNGREIECAVLGNARPEASGLGEVRPTHEFYSYEAKYIDEHGAELEIPAALPPDLTERIRATAVEVHRVLACEGMSRVDFFLKEDGAVLVNELNTIPGFTRISMFPKLWEVAGVSYGDLIDRLIQLALERFDEEKSLET, from the coding sequence ATGAAGAAAATCAGGGTAGGGGTCCTGTGCGGGGGCAGGTCGGCGGAACACCAGGTCTCGCTTCAGTCGGCCCGGAACATCGTCGACGCCATCGACCGGGACCGGTACGAAGTGGTCCTTATCGGAATCGACCGAACCGGACAGTGGCATCTGGGCGATTCGGCGGAATTCCTGCTCAACGCCCACGATCCGAAGCTGATCGCCCTGAACCGCCTGAGTGAAACCGTGACCCTCGCTCCCGGGGCGCCCGCCGACCAGGTGGCGACCCGGACGACGCACCGGCCCGCCGGAAACATCGACGTCATCTTCCCCGTTCTCCATGGACCCTTCGGCGAGGACGGCACGGTTCAGGGCCTCCTGAAGCTGGCCAATCTGCCCTTCGTAGGTTCCGGCGTCCTGGGTTCGGCGGTATCCATGGACAAGGACGTGATGAAGCGCCTGTTGCGGGAGGCCGGCATCGCCATCCCCGATTACATGACGTTTGCATCTTCCGACCGGGACCGAATCGCATTCGATGAAGTGCGTGGCCGCCTGGGCCTGCCTTGTTTCATCAAGCCCGCGAACCTGGGCTCATCCGTCGGCATCACCAAGGCGCATGATGCCGGGGAATTCGAATCGGGCGTCCGGGAAGCCTTCCGATACGACCGGAAGATCCTGGTAGAGGAATACGTAAACGGCCGGGAAATCGAATGCGCGGTGTTGGGAAACGCCCGGCCCGAAGCATCCGGCCTGGGTGAAGTCCGGCCCACCCACGAGTTTTACTCCTACGAGGCGAAGTATATCGACGAGCACGGCGCCGAGCTGGAGATACCGGCCGCGCTGCCGCCCGATCTGACGGAGCGGATCCGGGCGACTGCCGTGGAAGTCCACCGGGTGCTGGCCTGCGAAGGCATGTCCCGGGTCGATTTTTTCCTTAAGGAAGACGGTGCAGTCCTGGTAAACGAGCTCAATACCATTCCCGGTTTCACCCGGATCAGCATGTTTCCCAAGCTATGGGAGGTCGCCGGAGTATCCTACGGCGACCTGATCGACCGGTTGATCCAGCTCGCGCTGGAGAGATTCGATGAAGAAAAATCGCTCGAAACGTAA
- the msrA gene encoding peptide-methionine (S)-S-oxide reductase MsrA — MQTDQSGDYALATFAGGCFWCMEPPYDELDGVVSTIVGYIGGHVRNPSYGEVSAGGTGHTEAMEVRYDPAKITYQELLDVFWMNIDPTVDDRQFCDKGSQYRAGIFYHNAEQKALAEASKQKWIDSGRFARVVTEVTPASVFYKAEEYHQDYYIKNPLRYKFYRYNCGRDRRLEELWGD; from the coding sequence ATGCAGACCGATCAGAGCGGCGATTACGCGCTGGCTACTTTCGCCGGCGGCTGTTTCTGGTGCATGGAACCGCCCTATGACGAACTGGACGGTGTCGTTTCCACCATCGTGGGGTACATCGGCGGTCACGTGCGCAATCCGAGCTACGGCGAAGTATCCGCCGGCGGCACCGGTCATACGGAGGCCATGGAAGTCCGTTACGATCCGGCGAAGATCACGTACCAGGAACTGCTGGACGTATTCTGGATGAACATCGATCCCACGGTGGACGACCGCCAGTTCTGCGACAAGGGCAGCCAGTACCGCGCGGGGATTTTCTATCACAACGCCGAACAGAAAGCGCTGGCCGAGGCCTCGAAACAGAAATGGATCGATTCCGGCCGTTTCGCTCGCGTGGTGACCGAGGTTACCCCGGCTTCCGTGTTCTACAAGGCGGAAGAATACCACCAGGACTATTACATCAAGAATCCGTTGCGGTACAAGTTCTACCGGTACAACTGCGGCCGGGACCGCCGCCTGGAAGAGTTGTGGGGCGACTGA
- a CDS encoding phytanoyl-CoA dioxygenase family protein, translating into MGKAPDEALSSFAENGFLLVESVFAAEEMAVCKTEAKELVENQSGPSGVHVWMCDAIPPRFESISCDSRMTAILRPLIGPRIEFLSAKPVFKSPTVHFASPWHQDQAYWGGATKYSAWIALEDATPENGCLRVIPGSHRQARDHASVRDARGFANRVSDDDLKGEPMMDVKMKCGDVLVFHDRLLHSSHPNRSGRDRWCFIPTYRNADVPDASTVWATAKLIDEAV; encoded by the coding sequence ATGGGTAAGGCGCCGGACGAGGCTCTTTCATCCTTCGCTGAGAACGGTTTTCTCCTCGTCGAATCCGTTTTCGCGGCGGAGGAAATGGCGGTATGCAAGACCGAGGCGAAGGAACTGGTGGAAAATCAATCGGGGCCGTCGGGTGTACACGTGTGGATGTGCGACGCCATTCCGCCCCGCTTCGAATCGATTTCCTGCGACTCCCGGATGACGGCCATCCTGCGGCCGCTGATCGGCCCCCGCATCGAATTCCTCAGCGCGAAACCCGTATTCAAGTCTCCCACGGTCCACTTCGCCTCGCCCTGGCACCAGGACCAGGCGTACTGGGGCGGCGCGACCAAGTACTCCGCATGGATCGCCCTGGAGGACGCGACGCCTGAAAACGGGTGCCTGAGGGTCATTCCCGGTTCCCATCGGCAGGCGCGGGATCATGCGTCGGTGCGGGATGCAAGGGGGTTCGCCAACCGCGTTTCCGACGACGATCTCAAGGGCGAGCCGATGATGGACGTGAAAATGAAATGCGGGGATGTGCTGGTGTTTCACGACCGGCTGCTGCACAGTTCCCATCCGAACCGGTCCGGCCGGGACCGATGGTGTTTCATTCCCACCTATCGAAACGCGGATGTGCCCGACGCTTCGACGGTCTGGGCCACCGCCAAACTCATCGACGAAGCGGTTTGA
- a CDS encoding tetratricopeptide repeat protein, whose protein sequence is MRRSAVCLGLVIAALVFARCGAKTMQFSDSLNTPEAEYARALHLLESGAHDEAETALRRTIRLDSGYAPAYVGMSRLFFERGDVKEAIRYVHMARVRDADYVPSWLMAARLYAAAGQYEAAVIEFREAISRDRDRLWAVESYFDLGRTLEKLNKLEEAHDAYMEAVSLDPLHLEARASVSRIWKTLGSEFLMRLRFENRDIILP, encoded by the coding sequence GTGCGACGATCGGCGGTTTGCCTGGGACTGGTCATCGCGGCCCTGGTATTCGCCCGATGCGGTGCGAAGACCATGCAGTTTTCGGATTCGCTCAATACGCCCGAGGCCGAGTATGCGCGGGCGCTCCATCTGCTGGAATCCGGCGCCCATGACGAGGCGGAAACGGCGTTGCGCAGGACGATCCGGCTCGATAGCGGCTATGCGCCGGCCTACGTGGGGATGAGTCGTCTGTTCTTCGAACGGGGCGACGTGAAGGAGGCGATCCGGTATGTGCACATGGCGAGGGTACGGGACGCCGACTACGTACCCTCCTGGTTGATGGCCGCCCGCCTGTACGCCGCCGCCGGGCAGTATGAAGCGGCGGTAATCGAATTCCGGGAGGCGATCTCCCGGGACAGAGACCGGTTATGGGCCGTTGAAAGCTACTTCGATCTGGGCCGCACCCTGGAGAAGCTGAATAAACTGGAAGAGGCCCACGACGCCTACATGGAGGCGGTCTCCCTGGACCCTCTTCATCTCGAGGCCCGGGCCTCGGTCTCGCGTATCTGGAAGACCCTCGGTTCCGAATTCCTGATGCGGCTGCGTTTCGAGAACCGGGACATCATCCTGCCGTGA
- a CDS encoding DUF2953 domain-containing protein, with protein MAPNFEPVLIIPAACVLAVLFLLASPVTISFSIVRREAFSARITIGWLFGLLRFTPSMAGDGERTKRRRRRRRRPATAAPEPDDSSGEAPRKASRAPAKRFRKLLKSKGFIRGVLRFLRDMTRCVHFVSLRVAGRIGLDNPCDTGRLWGSICAATGFLQGAKRVRFLVEPEFNEAVFELDGQGEVRIVPVTLLLPTVRFVLSPSTLRAAWAASRRQG; from the coding sequence GTGGCCCCGAATTTCGAACCGGTACTCATCATACCTGCCGCGTGTGTGCTCGCGGTCCTGTTTCTGCTTGCTTCGCCCGTGACGATCTCCTTCTCGATCGTTCGGCGGGAAGCATTCTCCGCCAGAATCACGATCGGTTGGCTGTTCGGACTGCTCCGTTTCACGCCTTCCATGGCGGGAGACGGTGAGCGTACGAAAAGGAGAAGAAGGCGGAGAAGGAGGCCGGCCACGGCGGCGCCTGAACCGGACGATTCGTCCGGGGAAGCGCCGCGCAAGGCATCGCGTGCCCCGGCGAAACGGTTCCGCAAGTTGCTGAAGAGCAAGGGATTTATCCGGGGCGTGTTGAGGTTCCTGCGAGACATGACGAGGTGCGTGCATTTCGTGTCTTTGCGTGTCGCCGGCCGCATCGGGCTGGACAATCCCTGTGACACCGGGCGCCTCTGGGGAAGTATCTGCGCAGCCACCGGATTCCTTCAAGGCGCGAAGCGCGTCAGGTTTCTCGTCGAACCCGAATTCAATGAAGCCGTATTCGAACTGGACGGCCAGGGCGAGGTCCGCATCGTGCCCGTGACCCTACTCTTACCCACCGTCCGGTTCGTCCTTTCCCCTTCCACGCTTCGCGCGGCATGGGCCGCGTCCCGGCGTCAGGGATAA
- a CDS encoding dihydroxy-acid dehydratase, translating to MSSPLRSAQWFGPKDKVGFIHRSWMKNQGLPDHVFDGRPVIGICNTWSELTPCNAHFRIISERVRRGVYEAGGFPVEFPVMSLGEPLMRPTTMLFRNLVSMDVEETIRANPLDGVILLVGCDKTTPALLMGAASCDLPTLAISGGPMLNGRFRGRNIGSGTDVYKFSDEVRAGTMSEEEFLEAESCMNRSTGHCMTMGTASTMASVVEALGLGMPGNAAIPAADARRMKLAHEAGARAVELVRENLRMSHIVTRNALENAIRVVGAIGGSTNSVVHLLAIAGRLGVDLSLQDWDRLGCDIPCIVNLMPSGQYLMEDFYYAGGLPAVVRELGDLIHRDAMTVNGRTIGENTADAPCHDREVIRTLDAPLTPTGGLAVLKGNLCPDGAIIKPSAASPELMRHRGRAVVFEDIEDLHGRIDDPDLDVDADSVLVLKNCGPKGYPGMAEVGNMPLPSKLLQRGVTDMVRISDARMSGTAYGTVVLHTAPEAAAGGTLALVQDGDMIELDVGERRLELDVPEDELARRRARWIPPEPATDRGYCRLYVDHVLQADRGVDFDFLVGGSGAPVARDSH from the coding sequence ATGTCATCACCCCTTCGCAGTGCCCAGTGGTTCGGTCCCAAAGACAAAGTGGGATTCATTCATCGAAGCTGGATGAAGAACCAGGGGCTTCCGGATCACGTCTTCGACGGCCGGCCCGTCATCGGCATCTGCAACACCTGGTCGGAACTGACGCCGTGCAACGCCCATTTCCGGATCATCTCGGAACGGGTCCGCCGCGGCGTGTACGAGGCCGGCGGATTCCCGGTGGAATTCCCCGTCATGTCCCTGGGCGAGCCGCTCATGCGGCCTACGACCATGCTGTTTCGCAACCTGGTCAGCATGGACGTGGAAGAGACCATTCGCGCCAATCCGCTCGACGGAGTCATATTGCTCGTGGGATGCGACAAGACGACCCCGGCCCTGCTCATGGGCGCGGCGAGCTGCGATCTGCCCACCCTGGCCATATCGGGCGGCCCCATGCTCAACGGCCGGTTCAGGGGACGGAATATCGGGTCCGGGACGGACGTGTACAAGTTCAGTGACGAGGTGCGGGCCGGGACGATGAGCGAAGAGGAGTTTCTCGAGGCGGAATCCTGCATGAATCGGTCCACGGGCCACTGCATGACCATGGGTACGGCCTCCACCATGGCCAGCGTCGTCGAAGCGCTGGGCCTGGGCATGCCCGGCAACGCCGCCATACCCGCGGCCGACGCCCGGCGGATGAAGCTGGCCCACGAGGCGGGCGCAAGGGCGGTGGAACTGGTTCGCGAGAACCTGCGCATGTCCCACATCGTCACGCGCAATGCCCTGGAGAACGCCATCCGGGTGGTCGGGGCCATCGGCGGCTCCACCAATTCGGTCGTGCACCTGCTGGCCATCGCGGGCCGCCTCGGCGTAGATCTCTCCCTCCAGGACTGGGACCGCCTGGGCTGCGACATCCCGTGTATCGTGAACCTGATGCCGTCGGGGCAGTACCTGATGGAGGATTTCTACTACGCGGGCGGACTGCCGGCCGTGGTCCGCGAGTTGGGCGACCTGATTCATCGGGACGCCATGACCGTGAACGGCAGGACCATCGGTGAAAACACGGCCGACGCGCCCTGCCACGACCGGGAGGTCATCCGTACCCTGGACGCCCCGCTGACCCCGACCGGCGGACTCGCCGTACTCAAAGGCAACCTGTGTCCCGACGGCGCCATCATCAAGCCCTCGGCGGCATCGCCCGAACTGATGCGGCACCGTGGCCGCGCCGTGGTGTTCGAAGACATCGAGGACCTCCACGGTCGCATCGACGATCCCGACCTGGACGTGGACGCGGACAGCGTCCTCGTGCTGAAAAACTGCGGGCCGAAAGGATATCCGGGCATGGCCGAGGTGGGGAATATGCCGCTGCCGTCGAAACTGCTGCAACGGGGCGTCACGGACATGGTGCGCATATCCGACGCGCGCATGAGCGGCACGGCCTACGGAACCGTCGTGCTCCATACGGCGCCGGAGGCCGCGGCGGGCGGCACGCTGGCCCTCGTTCAGGATGGCGACATGATAGAGCTGGACGTCGGTGAGCGCCGCCTTGAACTCGATGTGCCCGAAGATGAACTGGCCCGGAGACGAGCCCGCTGGATACCGCCTGAACCGGCGACAGACCGGGGATACTGCCGGTTGTACGTGGACCACGTGCTGCAGGCCGACCGGGGCGTGGACTTCGATTTCCTGGTCGGCGGTAGCGGCGCGCCGGTCGCACGGGATTCACACTAG
- the hemW gene encoding radical SAM family heme chaperone HemW — protein sequence MAGLYIHIPFCTHACPYCDFSFELLKDGRVDRLLAALEAEAERRVRESPWPDTIVDTVFLGGGTPTCLTDRQLDRVFGMIHAFFRVDSDAEITVEANPETVRTTKLQRLRDLGANRLSIGVQSFSDDILRRLGRRHTADQAVTAIVLAREAGFENVNLDLMFGVPGQAADWADTLERAVSLDPEHVSVYGLTIEPGTDFARMKEEGLLDLPGEARHVACYYQALDRLAAAGYRHYEVSNLSKPGFACRHNVSCWNGGDYLGLGPSAHSHLAGRRLANTRGLADYLSAMDERGEAVDLDETLTVEERIHEYILLGLRSVEGMDSRAFRDRFGEDAMGKRAPAIHTLAEEGLLAERGSRIRLTRKGLALADSVCAYLM from the coding sequence TTGGCCGGTCTCTATATTCATATTCCCTTCTGCACCCACGCCTGCCCGTATTGCGACTTTTCCTTCGAGCTGCTTAAAGACGGCCGGGTAGACCGGTTGCTGGCGGCCCTGGAAGCCGAGGCTGAACGCCGTGTCCGCGAATCGCCCTGGCCGGACACCATCGTCGACACGGTCTTCCTGGGGGGCGGCACCCCCACCTGCCTCACGGATCGTCAGCTGGACCGCGTCTTCGGGATGATCCACGCGTTCTTCCGCGTCGACTCTGACGCCGAAATCACGGTAGAAGCGAATCCGGAGACAGTCAGAACCACCAAACTGCAGCGGCTTCGAGACTTGGGCGCCAACCGGCTCAGCATCGGCGTTCAGTCCTTTTCCGATGACATCCTGCGACGACTCGGGCGTCGTCATACGGCGGACCAGGCCGTGACGGCAATCGTGCTCGCAAGAGAAGCCGGTTTCGAGAACGTCAATCTCGATCTGATGTTCGGGGTGCCCGGCCAGGCGGCGGACTGGGCGGACACACTGGAACGCGCGGTTTCCCTGGACCCGGAGCACGTGTCGGTTTACGGGCTGACGATCGAACCGGGAACGGATTTCGCCCGGATGAAGGAGGAGGGGCTGCTGGACCTGCCGGGTGAAGCGCGTCACGTGGCCTGCTATTACCAGGCGCTTGACCGGCTGGCCGCCGCGGGTTACCGGCACTACGAAGTCTCCAACCTGTCGAAACCCGGCTTCGCATGCAGGCATAACGTTTCCTGCTGGAACGGCGGCGACTACCTGGGGCTGGGGCCGTCCGCCCACTCGCACCTGGCCGGACGGAGACTGGCCAACACGCGTGGCCTCGCCGATTACCTGTCGGCCATGGACGAGCGGGGCGAGGCCGTTGACCTGGATGAAACGCTCACGGTGGAAGAACGTATACACGAGTATATCCTGCTGGGCCTGAGATCCGTCGAGGGTATGGACTCCCGGGCTTTTCGAGACCGATTCGGGGAGGACGCCATGGGCAAACGGGCCCCGGCAATCCATACCCTGGCCGAGGAGGGGCTGCTGGCGGAGCGCGGATCACGGATTCGCCTGACCCGAAAGGGGCTGGCCCTGGCGGACAGCGTCTGCGCGTACCTCATGTAG
- a CDS encoding spore germination protein GerW family protein, with protein sequence MADLENLVKTTLGELREMAKAQSVVGDPVEVDNTTVIPLVKTGFGFGGGGAQDKDGGRSGTGGGGGVQPVAVLVVKDGDVRLERMSGQSGVSSAAHTVADLMKSVLDRFTKPGERKES encoded by the coding sequence ATGGCAGATCTGGAAAATCTGGTCAAAACCACCCTGGGCGAGCTCAGGGAAATGGCCAAGGCGCAGTCCGTCGTGGGCGACCCGGTGGAGGTTGATAATACGACTGTCATCCCGCTGGTGAAAACCGGATTCGGATTCGGCGGCGGCGGGGCCCAGGACAAAGACGGCGGACGCAGCGGCACCGGCGGCGGCGGGGGTGTGCAACCTGTCGCCGTCCTGGTCGTCAAGGATGGCGACGTCCGCCTGGAACGCATGTCGGGCCAGTCAGGCGTATCCTCGGCCGCACACACCGTGGCCGACCTGATGAAGTCCGTACTGGACCGATTCACGAAGCCGGGCGAACGTAAAGAAAGCTGA
- a CDS encoding sugar phosphate isomerase/epimerase, translating to MKIALQEALLPGGTLDEKLDFAESLHVEGLEISGRGPARRIDELESALSNRTIRLVSLCGQGTFDFLDPDLDKRNHSIAEAKENLAVCGHFGAVGLILPPIFGPPRIPDLTPLADAITLEMQLLTEIVRDLAESAAEQNTKVLLEPLNRYEEHLLRQQERGIEIIKRAGDPPSASLLCDFFHMHIEETDTPATLRRAGRRYVGHVHMADNTRQEPGSGDIDWKAGLSALRDIGFDGYLAYECGITGDSDAERRETLRSSVNFIQGIIGDLS from the coding sequence ATGAAAATCGCCCTGCAGGAAGCCCTGCTCCCAGGCGGCACGCTCGACGAAAAACTCGATTTCGCCGAATCACTGCACGTCGAAGGGCTCGAGATATCCGGGCGGGGTCCGGCCCGGCGGATCGACGAACTGGAATCCGCGCTGAGTAACCGCACCATACGGCTGGTTTCGCTGTGCGGCCAGGGCACCTTCGATTTCCTGGATCCCGATCTGGACAAGAGGAACCACAGCATCGCCGAGGCAAAGGAGAACTTGGCGGTATGCGGGCACTTCGGGGCCGTCGGCCTGATCCTGCCGCCCATATTCGGACCGCCGCGCATCCCGGATCTTACGCCGCTGGCCGACGCGATCACCCTGGAGATGCAACTATTGACGGAGATCGTCCGGGACCTGGCGGAGTCCGCCGCGGAGCAGAACACGAAGGTTTTGCTGGAACCGTTGAACCGTTACGAGGAGCACCTGCTGAGACAGCAGGAACGAGGGATCGAAATCATCAAGCGGGCCGGCGACCCGCCGTCCGCCAGCCTGCTGTGCGACTTCTTCCACATGCACATCGAGGAGACGGACACGCCGGCCACGCTCCGGAGAGCGGGACGGCGGTACGTGGGTCACGTGCACATGGCCGACAACACCCGCCAGGAGCCTGGCTCCGGGGACATCGACTGGAAGGCGGGACTGTCCGCCCTCCGGGACATCGGATTCGACGGGTACCTGGCCTATGAATGCGGCATTACGGGAGACAGCGACGCGGAGCGGCGGGAAACCCTGCGAAGTTCCGTAAACTTCATCCAGGGTATAATCGGAGATTTATCCTGA